The following coding sequences are from one Desulfatibacillum aliphaticivorans DSM 15576 window:
- the hisS gene encoding histidine--tRNA ligase, translating to MIKLIRGFRDILPGQVELWQDIESKARVLLENFGFREIRLPIMENTELFSRGIGADTDIVEKEMYTFPDSKGRGQTLRPEATASVVRSYIEHGYAGSDPVQKFYTIGPMFRHERPQKGRYRQFYQINAEMFGVASPLADVQIMYMLHLFFTGLDVPDVVTHVNSLGCPECRPKFREALISFVSDKMDRLCSDCQRRADANPLRVIDCKVPGCKEAVQGAPSIQDHLCPDCKEHFEAVIKGLDDLNVPYEIDPRLVRGLDYYTRTTFEVQTTLLGAQNAVAGGGRYDGLVKILGGKETPAIGFAVGFDRLAALLGAEEKDFTVPPALFIAALGDEARKIAFGWLCDFNARGVRAEMDYEGKSLKSQMKQANRFNAGRVLILGENELQNGMAVLRNMDTKEQEEVALDGLTDRVAALINQG from the coding sequence ATGATCAAATTAATTCGCGGATTCAGGGACATACTCCCCGGCCAGGTGGAGTTGTGGCAGGATATTGAATCCAAGGCCCGCGTCCTTTTGGAAAATTTCGGGTTCAGGGAAATCCGCTTGCCCATTATGGAAAACACGGAGCTGTTCTCCCGAGGCATCGGCGCGGACACGGATATCGTGGAAAAGGAAATGTACACCTTTCCCGACTCCAAGGGCCGGGGCCAGACCTTGCGGCCCGAGGCCACGGCCTCGGTGGTGCGTTCGTACATCGAGCACGGCTACGCCGGGTCCGACCCGGTGCAAAAGTTTTACACCATCGGCCCCATGTTCCGCCACGAACGCCCCCAAAAAGGCAGGTACAGGCAGTTTTACCAGATCAACGCGGAAATGTTCGGCGTGGCGTCGCCTTTGGCGGACGTCCAGATCATGTACATGCTGCACCTGTTCTTTACGGGCCTGGACGTTCCCGACGTGGTCACCCATGTGAATTCCCTGGGATGCCCGGAATGCCGGCCCAAGTTCCGCGAGGCCCTGATTTCCTTTGTGTCCGACAAAATGGACCGCCTGTGTTCCGATTGCCAGCGCCGGGCGGATGCGAATCCGCTTAGGGTCATTGACTGCAAGGTCCCGGGCTGCAAGGAAGCGGTGCAGGGCGCTCCGTCCATCCAGGATCATCTGTGTCCGGACTGCAAGGAGCATTTCGAGGCGGTCATCAAAGGCCTGGACGATTTGAACGTGCCTTACGAAATCGACCCCCGCCTTGTGCGCGGGCTGGACTACTACACCCGCACCACCTTTGAGGTTCAGACCACTTTGCTGGGCGCGCAAAACGCCGTGGCAGGCGGAGGCCGTTACGACGGCCTGGTGAAAATCCTGGGCGGCAAGGAAACCCCGGCCATAGGATTCGCCGTGGGATTCGACCGTCTGGCCGCCTTACTGGGCGCGGAGGAAAAGGACTTCACCGTTCCGCCCGCCTTGTTCATCGCCGCTTTGGGAGACGAAGCCCGCAAGATCGCCTTTGGATGGCTGTGCGACTTCAACGCCCGGGGCGTGCGTGCGGAAATGGACTACGAAGGCAAAAGCCTGAAAAGCCAGATGAAGCAGGCCAACCGTTTTAACGCGGGGCGCGTTTTGATATTGGGCGAAAACGAACTGCAAAACGGCATGGCCGTATTGCGGAACATGGATACCAAAGAGCAGGAGGAGGTTGCTTTGGACGGCTTGACGGATCGGGTCGCCGCCCTGATAAATCAGGGATAG
- the moaA gene encoding GTP 3',8-cyclase MoaA — MTKDKPITQLNTDRFSRNISYLRVSVTDRCNLRCFYCVPEEGLPFLGHKDVLSYEEITAIVQAGVRLGIQKVRITGGEPLVRKGIEELVASISALPEIKDLAMTTNGVRLASMAHSLKKAGLHRVNVSLDSMKPEVFEKITGRNHCQDVKDGIEAALDAGLTPVKINVVAVAGVNDCEFADFAKLTMDKPVSVRFIEYMPIGKNMHWAEDRSISSREIREIIEKQLGPMTPVTEHGPLDGPARRFSLPGAQGEIGFINAISGHFCSTCNRLRLTADGKVRPCLFSDKEIDVRSVLRNGGGPSDLDAVFAQAIAQKPRGLDSAKSEKPGCDRSMSSIGG; from the coding sequence ATTACGAAGGATAAGCCCATTACACAGCTAAACACGGACAGATTTTCCCGCAACATCAGCTATCTGCGGGTGTCCGTAACCGACCGCTGCAATCTGCGTTGCTTTTACTGCGTGCCCGAGGAAGGCCTGCCCTTTCTCGGGCATAAAGACGTCCTGTCCTACGAAGAAATCACCGCCATCGTCCAGGCCGGAGTGCGCCTGGGCATACAAAAAGTGCGCATTACTGGCGGCGAGCCCCTGGTGCGCAAGGGCATCGAAGAATTGGTTGCGTCCATTTCCGCTTTGCCGGAAATCAAGGACCTGGCCATGACCACCAACGGCGTGCGCCTGGCCTCCATGGCTCACAGCTTGAAAAAGGCGGGCCTGCACCGGGTGAACGTCAGCCTGGACAGCATGAAGCCCGAGGTGTTTGAAAAAATCACCGGGCGGAATCATTGCCAGGATGTCAAGGATGGGATTGAAGCCGCCCTGGACGCCGGATTGACTCCCGTGAAGATCAACGTGGTTGCCGTGGCCGGAGTCAACGATTGCGAGTTTGCCGATTTTGCCAAGCTGACCATGGACAAGCCCGTGTCCGTCCGGTTTATCGAATACATGCCCATCGGCAAGAACATGCACTGGGCCGAGGATCGGTCCATATCATCCCGGGAAATCCGCGAAATAATCGAAAAACAGCTCGGCCCCATGACTCCCGTCACCGAGCACGGCCCCCTGGACGGCCCGGCGAGAAGGTTTTCTCTGCCCGGAGCGCAAGGGGAGATCGGGTTCATCAACGCCATTTCCGGGCATTTTTGCTCCACATGCAACCGCTTGCGCTTGACGGCCGACGGCAAGGTGCGGCCCTGCCTGTTTTCCGACAAGGAAATCGACGTCCGCTCGGTCCTGAGAAACGGCGGCGGCCCATCCGATCTGGACGCCGTATTCGCCCAGGCCATAGCCCAAAAGCCCCGCGGCCTGGATTCCGCCAAAAGCGAAAAGCCCGGCTGTGACCGCAGCATGTCCTCCATCGGAGGGTAG
- the aspS gene encoding aspartate--tRNA ligase, whose product MADLLGSMRRTHNCGVLRKEDTGKTVTLMGWAQRWRDHGGVIFIDLRDRYGVTQVVFNPEHNADVHKLADTIRSEWVIAVQGEVLERPDGMVNPKMETGEIEIMVSELKILNKSKTPPFMVEDNVEVSENLRLEYRYLDLRRPRIAKNIMLRHHVGACVRAFLNENEFLDIETPVLTKSTPEGARDYLVPSRVNTGLFYALPQSPQLFKQLLMVAGYDRYYQIVRCFRDEDLRADRQPEFTQIDLEMSFVGEEDVMGIAEQMIARVFKDVMGKDVKTPFDRLTYKDAMDRYGLDKPDLRFDLELKEVSSIVEGSDFKVFASVVKKGGMVKAMNAKGCAHFSRKVIDDLTAFVAVYGAKGLAWIKVKEDGSWQSPIAKFFTDDEKAAMAQTLDMAPGDLIFFVADNVKVTNDALGHLRNRVAKELGLIDENEFRFVWVTEFPLVEYDETEKRYVALHHPFTAPMEEDLDLLETDPGAVRSRAYDMVLNGTELGGGSIRIHQPEMQEKVFNMLGLGQEEAEEKFGFLLKALAFGAPPHGGLAFGFDRLIMLLSGENSIRDIIPFPKTQKAACLLTDAPSEVAFEQLAELALRIKKDPAS is encoded by the coding sequence ATGGCAGACTTACTGGGAAGCATGAGACGGACTCACAACTGCGGAGTCCTTCGCAAAGAGGATACAGGCAAGACCGTAACGCTTATGGGCTGGGCCCAGCGTTGGCGCGATCACGGCGGCGTTATTTTTATCGACCTGCGCGACCGGTACGGGGTCACCCAGGTGGTGTTTAACCCGGAACATAACGCGGACGTGCACAAGCTGGCCGATACAATCCGCAGCGAATGGGTCATCGCCGTGCAGGGCGAAGTTCTGGAGCGCCCGGACGGCATGGTCAATCCCAAGATGGAAACCGGCGAGATCGAGATCATGGTTTCCGAGTTGAAGATCCTCAACAAGTCCAAGACCCCTCCGTTCATGGTCGAGGACAACGTGGAGGTCTCGGAAAACCTGCGCCTGGAATACCGGTACCTGGATCTTCGCAGGCCCCGCATCGCCAAGAACATCATGCTCCGCCATCACGTGGGGGCGTGCGTCCGCGCTTTTCTGAACGAAAACGAGTTCCTGGACATCGAAACCCCGGTCCTGACCAAAAGCACGCCCGAAGGCGCCCGCGATTATCTGGTGCCCAGCCGCGTGAACACCGGCTTGTTTTACGCGCTGCCCCAAAGCCCTCAGCTTTTCAAGCAGCTTTTGATGGTGGCGGGCTACGACCGGTATTACCAGATCGTCCGCTGCTTCCGCGACGAGGACCTGCGCGCCGACCGCCAGCCCGAATTCACCCAGATCGACCTCGAGATGTCCTTTGTGGGCGAGGAAGACGTCATGGGAATCGCCGAGCAGATGATCGCCAGGGTGTTCAAGGACGTCATGGGCAAGGACGTCAAAACGCCTTTCGACCGCCTGACATACAAGGACGCCATGGATCGCTACGGCCTGGACAAGCCGGACCTGCGCTTCGACCTGGAGTTGAAAGAGGTCTCCTCCATCGTGGAAGGTTCGGACTTCAAGGTTTTCGCCTCGGTGGTGAAAAAAGGCGGCATGGTCAAGGCCATGAATGCTAAAGGATGCGCCCACTTTTCCCGAAAGGTGATAGATGATCTGACCGCCTTTGTGGCCGTGTACGGCGCCAAGGGCCTGGCCTGGATCAAGGTGAAGGAGGACGGCTCGTGGCAGTCGCCCATCGCCAAGTTCTTCACGGACGACGAGAAAGCCGCCATGGCCCAGACCCTGGACATGGCGCCCGGCGACCTTATCTTCTTTGTGGCGGATAACGTCAAGGTCACCAACGACGCCTTGGGACACCTGAGAAACCGGGTGGCCAAGGAGCTTGGCCTGATCGACGAAAACGAATTCCGCTTTGTGTGGGTGACCGAGTTCCCCCTGGTGGAATACGACGAGACGGAAAAAAGGTATGTGGCCCTGCACCATCCTTTCACCGCGCCCATGGAAGAAGACCTGGACCTGTTGGAGACCGATCCCGGCGCGGTTCGCTCCCGGGCTTACGATATGGTCCTGAACGGAACCGAGCTTGGCGGCGGCAGCATTCGTATCCATCAGCCGGAAATGCAGGAAAAGGTGTTTAACATGTTGGGCCTGGGGCAAGAGGAAGCCGAGGAGAAATTCGGATTCCTGCTGAAAGCCCTGGCATTCGGCGCGCCTCCCCACGGGGGACTGGCCTTTGGGTTTGACCGCTTGATCATGCTCCTGAGCGGCGAGAATTCCATCAGGGACATTATTCCCTTTCCCAAGACCCAAAAGGCCGCATGCCTGCTTACGGACGCCCCTTCCGAGGTGGCTTTCGAGCAGTTGGCCGAACTGGCGCTCAGAATCAAAAAGGATCCTGCAAGCTGA
- a CDS encoding amidase, protein MDKLLTLSGTKIAAMIREGKITSRKAVETHIEHAKKINPWINAIVADRYDQALDEADAADAFLKENGPENCPSFHGVPCSIKECFSLTGMPHTSGLVARKGIIEKKDATAAARMRRAGLIPIGVTNISELCMWMESHNKVYGTTNNCYDLGRIVGGSSGGEGCIVSSGASPFGLGSDVGGSIRMPAFFNGVFGHKPTGGAVPNTGQIPLAHGRVAFYCTTGPLCRKAEDLMPLLKIMAGPDGKDPECTAMDFGDPASVDFSRLNVLSVPENGAVRVHHELVIAQKKAADALEKLGASVKHRTVNKLKWSFAIWSSMLNHHQTEEFGVQLGQGKRIPVFWELFKWALRASDHTLPALALALGERIPMPTEKFIKMGRELRRELIELIGPDGVMLYPSYSKPAPRHLEPLMLLDNFVYTAIINVMGFPSTQVPLGLSKKGLPVGVQVVGTPGNDHKTIAVAMELEKSLGGWVVPKLAEKVNP, encoded by the coding sequence ATGGACAAACTGCTTACTTTATCCGGGACAAAAATTGCGGCCATGATTCGCGAAGGAAAAATAACGTCCCGTAAAGCCGTGGAAACGCATATTGAACACGCCAAGAAAATCAATCCATGGATCAACGCCATTGTGGCGGACCGCTACGACCAGGCTCTGGACGAGGCGGACGCAGCCGACGCATTTTTAAAGGAAAACGGGCCGGAAAACTGCCCGTCTTTTCATGGCGTTCCCTGCTCCATTAAGGAATGCTTTTCCCTCACAGGCATGCCCCATACCTCCGGGCTTGTGGCCCGAAAAGGCATCATCGAGAAGAAGGACGCCACGGCCGCGGCCAGGATGCGCCGGGCCGGGCTCATCCCCATCGGCGTTACCAATATTTCGGAATTGTGCATGTGGATGGAGTCCCACAACAAGGTCTACGGAACCACCAACAATTGCTACGACCTGGGCCGTATTGTGGGCGGAAGTTCGGGCGGGGAAGGCTGCATTGTGTCCTCGGGCGCTTCGCCTTTCGGCCTGGGGTCGGACGTGGGCGGATCCATCCGCATGCCCGCGTTTTTCAACGGGGTTTTCGGTCACAAGCCCACGGGCGGCGCGGTTCCCAATACAGGCCAGATTCCCCTGGCCCATGGCAGGGTGGCTTTTTACTGCACCACCGGCCCCCTTTGCCGCAAGGCCGAAGATCTAATGCCTCTGCTGAAGATCATGGCCGGACCGGACGGCAAGGACCCCGAATGCACGGCCATGGATTTTGGCGACCCCGCCTCCGTGGATTTTTCCCGGCTCAACGTCCTGAGCGTGCCGGAAAACGGCGCTGTAAGGGTGCATCACGAGTTGGTGATCGCCCAAAAGAAAGCTGCGGACGCCCTGGAAAAATTGGGCGCTTCGGTCAAGCATCGCACGGTGAACAAGCTCAAATGGTCCTTCGCCATCTGGTCCAGTATGTTGAATCATCATCAGACGGAAGAGTTTGGCGTACAGCTGGGGCAGGGCAAGCGCATTCCCGTGTTTTGGGAATTGTTCAAATGGGCCTTGAGGGCGTCGGACCACACCTTGCCCGCCCTGGCTCTGGCTTTGGGAGAGCGCATTCCCATGCCTACGGAAAAATTTATCAAGATGGGGCGGGAGTTGCGGCGGGAATTGATCGAATTAATCGGCCCGGACGGCGTCATGCTCTATCCCTCTTACAGCAAACCCGCTCCGCGCCACCTGGAGCCGCTCATGCTGCTGGATAACTTCGTGTACACGGCCATCATCAACGTCATGGGATTTCCGTCCACGCAGGTTCCTTTGGGGTTGAGCAAAAAAGGCCTGCCCGTGGGAGTGCAGGTGGTGGGGACGCCGGGAAACGACCACAAAACCATTGCGGTCGCCATGGAACTGGAAAAAAGCCTGGGCGGATGGGTCGTTCCCAAGCTGGCGGAAAAAGTGAATCCCTAA
- the eno gene encoding phosphopyruvate hydratase gives MTQILEVTAREILDSRGNPTVEVDVYTESGAIGRAAVPSGASTGTREALELRDKKSKRYGGKGVAQAVKNVNEIIAPLIIGMDAADQAAVDLAMLDEDGTENKSKLGANAILGVSLATARAAADAFGFPLYRYLGGVAGQTLPLPMMNIINGGEHAANNLDIQEFMIIPKGAKTAAEAVRMGAEVFANLKAILKKGGHATAVGDEGGFAPDLDTNEEAFKCIMDAIKAAGYKPGKDIVLAIDAAASEFCVKGKYELKGEGKSLTTTQMIDYYEEMISKYPIVSIEDGLAEGDWDGWEEMTKRLGSIQLVGDDIFVTNPAIFRKGIEKGVGNSILVKLNQIGSLTETLQTIDLAKRYGYTTVISHRSGETEDTFISDLAVAVNAGQIKTGSLSRTDRVAKYNQLIRIEEDLGRAASFGTPFDKITDSKK, from the coding sequence ATGACTCAAATACTGGAAGTAACAGCCAGGGAGATATTGGACTCCAGGGGAAACCCCACCGTGGAAGTGGATGTGTACACGGAAAGCGGCGCCATCGGAAGGGCGGCCGTGCCCTCCGGCGCGTCCACGGGCACGCGGGAGGCCCTGGAGCTTAGGGACAAAAAATCCAAGAGATACGGCGGCAAGGGCGTTGCCCAGGCCGTGAAGAACGTGAATGAGATCATCGCTCCTCTGATCATCGGCATGGACGCGGCGGACCAAGCGGCCGTGGACCTGGCCATGCTGGACGAAGACGGCACGGAAAATAAATCCAAGCTGGGCGCCAATGCCATATTAGGCGTGTCCCTGGCCACGGCCCGTGCGGCGGCGGACGCCTTTGGCTTTCCTCTGTACCGCTACCTTGGCGGCGTAGCCGGCCAGACCCTGCCCCTGCCCATGATGAACATCATCAACGGCGGCGAGCACGCAGCCAACAACCTGGACATCCAGGAATTCATGATCATCCCCAAGGGCGCCAAGACGGCGGCCGAGGCGGTTCGCATGGGCGCCGAGGTTTTCGCCAACCTGAAAGCCATCCTGAAAAAAGGCGGGCACGCCACGGCCGTAGGCGACGAAGGCGGCTTCGCCCCGGACCTGGACACCAACGAAGAAGCCTTCAAATGCATCATGGACGCTATCAAGGCGGCCGGATACAAGCCGGGCAAGGACATTGTCCTGGCCATTGACGCGGCCGCCAGCGAATTCTGCGTCAAGGGAAAATACGAACTCAAGGGCGAAGGCAAAAGCCTGACCACCACCCAGATGATCGACTACTATGAGGAAATGATCTCCAAGTACCCCATCGTTTCCATCGAAGACGGCCTGGCCGAAGGAGACTGGGACGGCTGGGAGGAAATGACCAAGCGCCTGGGTTCCATCCAGCTTGTGGGGGACGACATTTTTGTGACCAATCCCGCCATTTTCAGGAAGGGCATTGAAAAGGGCGTGGGCAACTCCATTTTGGTCAAGCTGAATCAGATCGGGTCCCTGACCGAAACCCTGCAGACCATCGACCTGGCCAAACGCTACGGATACACCACGGTGATTTCCCATCGCTCCGGCGAGACCGAAGACACCTTTATCTCCGACCTGGCCGTGGCCGTGAACGCCGGCCAGATCAAGACCGGCTCCCTGTCCAGAACGGACCGGGTGGCCAAATACAATCAGTTAATCCGCATTGAAGAGGACCTGGGAAGAGCCGCGAGCTTCGGGACTCCTTTTGACAAGATCACGGATTCCAAAAAATAA
- a CDS encoding 4Fe-4S binding protein has product MGKFLISIDAASCTGCMKCGLACSELYHRAFNPLLARIQVIVKGEEAEISFTQECTECGVCVDQCFYGALSKTPRES; this is encoded by the coding sequence ATGGGCAAATTTCTCATTTCCATTGATGCTGCTTCTTGCACCGGATGCATGAAATGCGGCCTGGCCTGCTCCGAATTATACCACCGGGCTTTCAATCCGTTGCTGGCGAGAATCCAGGTGATTGTCAAAGGCGAAGAGGCCGAAATCTCCTTTACGCAGGAATGCACGGAATGCGGCGTGTGCGTGGACCAGTGCTTTTATGGGGCGTTGTCCAAGACGCCCAGGGAGTCTTGA
- a CDS encoding pyridoxamine 5'-phosphate oxidase family protein: MEKIFDLLARENMCVLATDAGGKPHCSLMAYMLDRQGNALIMVTGKNSAKHKNMQANPNVCVMVDSRASFDKGRDENIQALTVTGTYGPQDPRDLMELTRAFLILHPRLKPLLDQEDTEFFRVHINSILLLDGPVESTFIELD, encoded by the coding sequence ATGGAAAAAATATTCGATCTACTCGCCAGGGAGAATATGTGCGTCCTGGCCACCGACGCCGGCGGCAAGCCCCATTGCTCCCTCATGGCCTATATGCTGGATCGCCAGGGAAACGCCCTGATTATGGTCACGGGCAAGAATTCCGCCAAGCATAAAAACATGCAGGCCAACCCCAATGTTTGCGTGATGGTGGACTCCCGGGCCAGTTTTGACAAAGGCCGGGACGAAAACATCCAGGCCCTGACCGTCACAGGAACCTACGGCCCCCAGGATCCCAGGGATCTCATGGAATTGACGCGGGCCTTTCTAATTCTCCATCCTCGCCTTAAGCCCCTGCTGGATCAGGAGGATACGGAATTCTTCCGGGTGCACATCAATTCCATCCTGCTTCTTGACGGCCCGGTGGAATCCACCTTTATTGAGTTGGATTAA
- a CDS encoding aldehyde ferredoxin oxidoreductase N-terminal domain-containing protein, which translates to MDWNGFAGNVLYVDLSAGELESRPLSRDLCEKYIGGLGGCIRLAYENVIPGTEPLAPENPIIIGAGPLVGTSVPASSRVYGMTRLPQSRSVGWCGAGGVNFGAFMKYAGFDFLVITGKADRPVYLDITGDAPVIRAAGSLWGMGVEDACHALWEKHGRPAGVLGIGQAGENQAAYAMAFVDRLSTMGRGGFGAVMGSKNLKAVVARGMNGITVADRKAYKKLTKDLFENIRNYPYLKEWQDLGLMKSLPIISREEYSEAKVRRMACVSCPIGDKDIIRVSDLTATSSSAMNLYVPTIFGMKDHTEAVTLMTMLDGYGMDMFEFFAAVGYAGDLAAAGIISSDEATPPIDLTKFESMKIWAEKTAFRQGLGDLIAQGLDAILERYGPEAAPYLPYKVKGMMPYAGPKAPLPWNLFGTMELGQILDPRGPHVGSGGSPTYFAQRPLEVFPKHLKRMGVPDDALDRILPGWRDGAPTDLNIGRLLKYSHRWFTILGSLGVCARAQINRFYNYDLCSDLYQAVTGIPTQGSDLGDRANAAWALLKTINMREGFGRKDEEPPAKWFEEPPFCNYLTGKPITPQEVGVMIGEYYDEQGWDSETGAPPMPAD; encoded by the coding sequence ATGGATTGGAACGGTTTTGCAGGCAACGTGCTTTATGTGGATTTAAGCGCCGGCGAACTGGAATCCCGGCCTTTGTCCCGGGACTTATGCGAAAAGTATATCGGAGGGCTGGGCGGCTGCATTAGGCTGGCTTATGAAAATGTCATTCCAGGAACCGAGCCTCTTGCGCCGGAAAACCCCATCATCATTGGCGCCGGGCCCCTGGTGGGAACCAGCGTTCCCGCCTCTTCCCGGGTGTACGGCATGACCAGGCTGCCCCAAAGCCGCTCCGTCGGCTGGTGCGGGGCCGGGGGCGTTAACTTCGGCGCGTTCATGAAATACGCAGGCTTTGACTTTCTGGTGATAACCGGCAAGGCGGACCGGCCCGTGTATCTGGACATCACGGGGGACGCTCCGGTCATTCGCGCCGCAGGGTCTTTATGGGGAATGGGAGTGGAAGACGCCTGCCACGCCCTGTGGGAGAAGCACGGCCGGCCCGCCGGAGTGCTTGGAATCGGACAGGCCGGGGAGAATCAGGCGGCCTATGCCATGGCTTTTGTGGATCGCCTGTCCACCATGGGACGGGGCGGTTTCGGCGCCGTCATGGGCTCCAAGAACCTGAAGGCAGTGGTCGCCAGAGGGATGAACGGCATTACCGTAGCGGACAGAAAGGCATATAAAAAACTCACCAAAGACCTTTTTGAAAATATACGAAACTATCCCTATCTCAAGGAATGGCAGGATTTAGGGCTCATGAAATCCCTGCCTATCATTTCCAGGGAGGAATATTCCGAGGCGAAAGTCCGGCGTATGGCGTGCGTATCCTGCCCCATCGGCGATAAAGACATTATCCGCGTTTCCGACCTGACGGCAACCAGCAGTTCGGCCATGAACCTATACGTCCCCACCATTTTCGGCATGAAGGATCACACAGAAGCCGTCACCCTCATGACCATGCTGGACGGCTATGGCATGGACATGTTCGAGTTTTTCGCCGCCGTCGGCTACGCCGGAGATTTGGCCGCCGCGGGAATCATATCCTCGGATGAGGCGACCCCGCCCATTGACCTGACCAAATTTGAATCCATGAAGATCTGGGCGGAAAAAACGGCTTTTCGGCAGGGATTGGGAGATTTGATCGCCCAGGGCCTGGACGCAATCCTGGAGCGCTACGGACCGGAGGCGGCCCCTTATTTGCCGTACAAGGTCAAAGGCATGATGCCCTACGCCGGGCCCAAGGCGCCCCTGCCCTGGAACCTTTTCGGCACCATGGAGTTGGGGCAAATCCTGGACCCGCGCGGGCCTCATGTGGGGTCGGGAGGATCGCCCACCTATTTCGCCCAACGCCCCTTGGAGGTTTTTCCCAAGCACCTCAAACGCATGGGCGTGCCGGACGACGCCCTGGACCGTATTTTGCCCGGATGGCGAGACGGCGCGCCTACAGACCTGAACATAGGCCGGTTGCTCAAATATTCGCACCGGTGGTTTACCATCCTGGGCTCGCTGGGCGTATGCGCCAGGGCGCAGATCAACCGCTTTTACAACTATGATTTGTGTTCGGACTTGTACCAGGCGGTCACAGGCATTCCCACCCAGGGAAGCGACCTTGGCGACAGGGCCAACGCCGCCTGGGCCTTGTTGAAAACCATCAACATGCGGGAAGGCTTTGGGAGGAAGGATGAAGAGCCGCCGGCCAAATGGTTTGAAGAGCCGCCTTTTTGCAACTACCTGACCGGAAAGCCTATTACGCCTCAGGAAGTGGGTGTGATGATCGGGGAGTATTACGACGAGCAGGGTTGGGACTCTGAAACCGGAGCGCCGCCCATGCCTGCAGATTAG
- a CDS encoding type II TA system antitoxin MqsA family protein: protein MKKTDPICPGCGASMPLCTKEATIQFRGREITVEVACHVCPDCGLEAGTPEQACTIQAAIAEAYRFQEGMMTGREITETRWSKGLSQEELAEKTGFPLREIQCWEAGAIQSREQDDLLRQILTDESSI, encoded by the coding sequence TTGAAAAAAACCGACCCCATATGCCCCGGCTGCGGCGCTTCCATGCCCTTGTGCACCAAAGAGGCGACCATCCAGTTTCGGGGCAGGGAAATCACGGTGGAAGTCGCCTGCCATGTGTGCCCGGATTGCGGGCTGGAAGCCGGAACCCCCGAGCAGGCCTGCACCATCCAGGCGGCCATAGCCGAAGCCTACCGGTTTCAGGAAGGCATGATGACAGGCCGGGAAATAACGGAAACCCGCTGGTCCAAAGGCCTGAGCCAGGAGGAACTGGCGGAAAAAACCGGATTCCCCCTGCGCGAGATCCAATGCTGGGAGGCGGGCGCCATCCAGTCCAGGGAGCAGGACGATCTCCTGCGTCAAATTTTAACGGATGAATCTTCAATCTAA
- a CDS encoding helix-turn-helix domain-containing protein: MDRNSPYYKAHLVVAAARIADHKFGVPPTVSQISEVTGYSAEEVQNICNKLGDMGVLKNVLAGEVERIYIKDPAPLEDLPKAAQGNNMEAEVEKFAKKQAERMANITVQAKDEKQRKKDLFAALEKELKGKVGESGS; this comes from the coding sequence ATGGACCGCAACTCGCCCTATTATAAAGCGCATCTGGTAGTGGCCGCAGCTCGCATCGCCGACCATAAGTTCGGGGTCCCTCCCACGGTTTCCCAGATCAGCGAGGTCACAGGGTACTCAGCCGAGGAAGTTCAAAATATTTGTAATAAACTTGGAGATATGGGAGTATTGAAAAACGTCCTGGCGGGCGAGGTCGAGCGGATTTACATTAAGGACCCCGCCCCGCTGGAGGATTTGCCCAAGGCGGCTCAGGGCAATAACATGGAAGCCGAAGTGGAAAAGTTCGCCAAAAAGCAGGCCGAGCGCATGGCTAATATCACAGTTCAGGCCAAAGACGAGAAGCAGCGAAAAAAGGATCTTTTCGCAGCATTGGAAAAAGAGCTCAAAGGCAAAGTCGGGGAGTCCGGGTCTTGA